The window CATCATGAAAGCCTCTTTACCTATAGTCATATCACCTTTGAGGTGAACACAAGTAAGACCACTCTCTCGGAAAGCATTAGCACCAAGAGTCTTAACAGAACCCTTAAAAAAGAACTTCTTCAATGCACCAGTAGACCTGAAAGCACCGTCACCGATAGTTTCAACTTTAGTACCATAGTCTACTATAGCTAAGTTTGTACAAGTACGGAAAGCCTGTGTATCAATTATCTTAAGCTCTGCTGGCAACTTAATTGCCGTCAAAGCCTTACATTCATTGAATGCATTTGCACCAATCTTCGTAATGTTATCCCACGCACCTAACTGACCAGGAATACCCATAATAGATGTTAACTTTTCACAAGTCAAGAATGTCCCTTCAGGAATTTCAGTAATAGCTGCTGGCCACTCAACTGATGTTAAAGGAGTATTACGAAATACTTCTTTATCCATCTTCTTGATATTCTTGAGATCAACAGAAGTCAAAGAGCTACAATATGCAAAGCAATCTGCACCCAACTCCTCTACTGATTGAGGAACTTGAGACCATGTAATTTTCTCACAACCCCAGAACGCGCTGTTGTTTAAACGCTTTGGATTATAACCATTCCAATTGATAGTTGCTAAGTTCTTACAGTTCTTGAAGGTGAAACTTGACACATTACTTGAAGCGTAACTGCTTGGGAATGTGAAAGAGGTAAATGATTCACAGCCTTCAAACACACCACCTTCGATAGAATTAGCAGCATCATCGCCTAAGTAAGTTACTGAATTAGGAAGCGTGATAGATGCCAACTTCTTACAGTTTAAGAATGCATGTGAGTCAATCTCCTTCAACTGAGAAGTACCATCAGTAGCACCTTCAATTACAAAATCAGTCATGTTCTCACATTGATCAAAACAACGTGATTCAATGTGCTCAACTGTCTTTGGGATTGTAATCTTGGTAATCTGGCTTGTTACATTAGTATCTGCTGCACGGAAAAGGTTAGCACGAAGCATGATAACCTTATAGGTTGCACTACCTTCTAAATGTCCATTATAAGTAACAGCAGCTGTAACAGTTTCAGGAATAGTAATCTCTCCTACCTTACGAATGGCATTAAACTGCGCATCAGCCAAAGCTTCGTCCTTCTTCGCATCAGTACTCAAGTCAGTTTTAGAAGTCCAACCACAGAACTCAACAGTGTTATCCTGTGAAGAAACACTCACGAATTTCTGGATACTAAACAGCATACCATTGTACACAAACAGGTTGGCTTTTCGCTCAGCATCTGTTGGTTGAGAGTCGGCAAAGCATCCTAATGAGATGAATGCTAACAATAACAAAAGTAATTTTCGTTTCATTTTTATTAATAATTAATTTGGTTCGTACTATTCAATAACTCGTACTATATTATAAGTCTTCTAACTCGCACCATATCATAAGTGGACTACTTGGTTAATTGTGTCGGACTAAGAATTATCCTCTCAATCTTTGTCTTTTCGACATTCCTCAACGCACTCCTTTCTCCGCCTTGCTATCCAAAACAAAAGTTATTTTTAGTTTCAAACATCAAACAGAAAAATTGATGCAAAGATATACAAATAAAGTGCTCATTAAACTAATAAAATAAAAATACAAGTTGCTAAAAACATAATTCACTAATAATCAAACATTTAAAATTAAATCATATACGCTATAATACAAATAAAGTATAAAGTAAATAAGAACTTTAAAATAAAAATCAACCATTAACAACATGGTTATAAAATAATAATTAATTTAATTAACAAGCCCTTATTTTTCGATAAAGTTGTGACTTTTACAACAAAAATATTCTTAAAATGATCAAAAACTACATATTCTTTGTCATATCCAATACGCTTCTTCCGTTACCTATATAAATACTTTTCGTATAGCTTTAACCTCAATCAGTTGATAGACCATTATATATATAATTCTTGCTGTAGTAGGATTTTCGATTTAAACTTAACGGAAAAGCCGAAGTTATTCATTAAACAAAAACATGGATAAGACCGTCAACAGGATATTCTATTATCATCCCCTCAAAGTAGAAAGTCCTTTCATTTTAAAATTTTAAAAGTCCAAAAAGCTCTTGAAAAATAATGACAATAAATCGAATAAATTGTCTATAAATAAGGATAAAAACACGTGCAAAAGGTAGGTTTATAACCAACAGAAAATCAGGTAGTTATAAAACAGTATAAGAAAAGGTGCCTGATAGGACTTCAAAAGGGCGTTAGTAAGGGTCTTAAAGGGCATCTTTTGCAAGTCAATTAGGCGTCTTTTAGAAGCCAAAAAGCATGTATTGGTTTGAATCTTTTGAAAATAGTTGACATACTTCAATTAATAAGGGAACAAGCTGTTTGTAGAAGATGGAAAAACATGCTTATGAATAGACATATAATGGCTTCTCACAACAGAAAAGTGAAGAAAAGAGGTTCATCCGACATTTCGAGTGATACGGCAGTCATGCAGTGCATAAAGTCGTAGAGTAAAGTATTTCTCGTCCCTAAATCCATACGCATTTCGTTTCATAACCTTTATCTTGTTATTAATACCTTCAACTTTTCCCGTTGATAGATGGCAATCGTACCAGGCAAGGATCCCTTTCTTATAGGTTTTCACGGTAACAG is drawn from Prevotella melaninogenica and contains these coding sequences:
- a CDS encoding leucine-rich repeat domain-containing protein translates to MKRKLLLLLLAFISLGCFADSQPTDAERKANLFVYNGMLFSIQKFVSVSSQDNTVEFCGWTSKTDLSTDAKKDEALADAQFNAIRKVGEITIPETVTAAVTYNGHLEGSATYKVIMLRANLFRAADTNVTSQITKITIPKTVEHIESRCFDQCENMTDFVIEGATDGTSQLKEIDSHAFLNCKKLASITLPNSVTYLGDDAANSIEGGVFEGCESFTSFTFPSSYASSNVSSFTFKNCKNLATINWNGYNPKRLNNSAFWGCEKITWSQVPQSVEELGADCFAYCSSLTSVDLKNIKKMDKEVFRNTPLTSVEWPAAITEIPEGTFLTCEKLTSIMGIPGQLGAWDNITKIGANAFNECKALTAIKLPAELKIIDTQAFRTCTNLAIVDYGTKVETIGDGAFRSTGALKKFFFKGSVKTLGANAFRESGLTCVHLKGDMTIGKEAFMMCRSLKYVEFPATSLATQPLTYVPEGIFAGCTSLPFITLPTTVTEIKANAFNGCSNLKYVNILAETPATLTTNAFDNTPKNVYVKASKLSAYQSNADWNTLNLKDTYEQTLNTKYATFTHDFPVDFVAANGRDAMEAYVGKSTYKVTQPTKIQKILKMTKATSIAANEGVILAGTPGTTYTYRIAESAVAKLADNKVMPVREDTLLYQTETDGKSNWTLQSDYKLHLTQDAKTIYCGRAYVHETNETGVQGAKPVVFGLSLDDEDSNNSNSTTGIDSVENKKADEENVYYTLSGVKVINPTEKGVYIKNGKKVIIR